In the Euphorbia lathyris chromosome 5, ddEupLath1.1, whole genome shotgun sequence genome, one interval contains:
- the LOC136230028 gene encoding ras-related protein Rab7 isoform X2: MDSNPNRRLLLKVIVLGDSGVGKTSLMNQYVYKKFSKQYKATIGADFVTKELQLDDKLVTLQIWDTAGQERFQSLGAAFYRGADCCVLVYDVNVLKSFETLNNWHDDFLKQADPIDPDAFPFILIGNKIDIDGGSSRVVSEKKAREWCNSKREMPYFETSAKENYNVDDAFLCVAKTALSTDHQHDIYFQGISETVSEVEQRGGCAC, translated from the exons ATGGATAGCAACCCCAACAGAAGGCTTCTGCTTAAGGTCATTGTTCTCGGCGACAGTGg GGTTGGAAAGACATCATTGATGAACCA ATATGTGTATAAGAAGTTCAGTAAACAGTATAAAGCTACAATAGGTGCTGATTTTGTCACCAAGGAGTTGCAGCTTGATGATAAGCTCGTCACTTTGCAA ATATGGGATACAGCAGGGCAAGAAAGATTTCAGAGCTTAGGTGCTGCGTTTTACAGAGGGGCTGATTGCTGTGTTCTTGTTTATGATGTTAATGTTCTCAAGTCTTTTGAAACACTTAACAATTGGCATGATGATTTTCTCAAACAG GCTGATCCGATTGATCCTGATGCTTTCCCGTTCATATTAATTGGAAACAAGATAGATATAGATGGTGGAAGCAGCAGAGTg GTTTCAGAGAAAAAAGCAAGAGAGTGGTGTAATTCAAAGAGAGAGATGCCATATTTTGAGACATCAGCTAAAGAAAATTATAATGTAGATGATGCTTTTTTATGTGTTGCCAAAACTGCACTATCTACTGACCATCAACATGACAT TTATTTCCAGGGTATATCGGAAACTGTTTCGGAAGTTGAGCAAAGAGGGGGGTGTGCTTGCTGa
- the LOC136230028 gene encoding ras-related protein Rab7 isoform X1 — translation MDSNPNRRLLLKVIVLGDSGVGKTSLMNQYVYKKFSKQYKATIGADFVTKELQLDDKLVTLQIWDTAGQERFQSLGAAFYRGADCCVLVYDVNVLKSFETLNNWHDDFLKQADPIDPDAFPFILIGNKIDIDGGSSRVVSEKKAREWCNSKREMPYFETSAKENYNVDDAFLCVAKTALSTDHQHDISRSYFQGISETVSEVEQRGGCAC, via the exons ATGGATAGCAACCCCAACAGAAGGCTTCTGCTTAAGGTCATTGTTCTCGGCGACAGTGg GGTTGGAAAGACATCATTGATGAACCA ATATGTGTATAAGAAGTTCAGTAAACAGTATAAAGCTACAATAGGTGCTGATTTTGTCACCAAGGAGTTGCAGCTTGATGATAAGCTCGTCACTTTGCAA ATATGGGATACAGCAGGGCAAGAAAGATTTCAGAGCTTAGGTGCTGCGTTTTACAGAGGGGCTGATTGCTGTGTTCTTGTTTATGATGTTAATGTTCTCAAGTCTTTTGAAACACTTAACAATTGGCATGATGATTTTCTCAAACAG GCTGATCCGATTGATCCTGATGCTTTCCCGTTCATATTAATTGGAAACAAGATAGATATAGATGGTGGAAGCAGCAGAGTg GTTTCAGAGAAAAAAGCAAGAGAGTGGTGTAATTCAAAGAGAGAGATGCCATATTTTGAGACATCAGCTAAAGAAAATTATAATGTAGATGATGCTTTTTTATGTGTTGCCAAAACTGCACTATCTACTGACCATCAACATGACAT TTCACGCAGTTATTTCCAGGGTATATCGGAAACTGTTTCGGAAGTTGAGCAAAGAGGGGGGTGTGCTTGCTGa